Proteins encoded in a region of the Streptomyces akebiae genome:
- a CDS encoding NUDIX domain-containing protein, with protein sequence MTLLVAAVIVHDRAAGRVVLLQRGENARFARGRWHLPIGKNEPGEPVTATAVRELYEETGLTVKPEALEVVHLVHAARGVDAPDGFLTVVFVTHEWTGEPGNREPHKHSQVRWFATDSLPEDFVEGDADALRGYLADGPRMSLYGWE encoded by the coding sequence ATGACTTTGCTGGTCGCCGCCGTCATCGTCCACGACCGGGCCGCGGGCCGGGTCGTCCTCCTCCAGCGGGGCGAGAACGCCAGGTTCGCCCGGGGCCGGTGGCACCTGCCCATCGGGAAGAACGAGCCCGGGGAGCCCGTCACCGCGACCGCCGTGCGCGAGCTGTACGAGGAGACCGGGCTGACCGTGAAACCGGAGGCGCTGGAGGTCGTGCACCTCGTCCACGCGGCCCGGGGCGTCGACGCCCCCGACGGCTTCCTCACCGTCGTCTTCGTCACCCACGAATGGACCGGCGAGCCCGGGAACCGGGAACCGCACAAGCACTCCCAGGTCCGCTGGTTCGCCACCGACTCCCTCCCCGAGGACTTCGTGGAGGGAGACGCCGACGCGTTGCGCGGCTACCTCGCCGACGGTCCCCGGATGTCCCTGTACGGCTGGGAGTGA
- a CDS encoding GH1 family beta-glucosidase: MPEPMNPATPVTFPPAFLWGAATSAYQIEGAVREDGRTPSIWDTFSHTPGKTAGGETGDIAVDHYHRYRDDVAMMADLGLNSYRFSISWSRVQPTGRGPAIQRGLDFYRRLVDELLEKGIKPAVTLYHWDLPQELEDAGGWPERDIVHRFAEYARIVGEALGDRVEQWITLNEPWCTAFLGYGSGVHAPGRTDPVASLRAAHHLNVAHGLGVAALRSAMPARNSIAVSLNSSVVRPITNSPEDVAAAKRIDDLANGVFHGPMLHGAYPESLFAATASVTDWSFVQDGDVATANQPLDALGLNYYTPTLVGAADADLKGPRADGHGASEHSPWPGADDVLFHQTPGERTEMGWTIDPTGLHELIMRYAREAPGLPMYVTENGAAYDDKMDSDGRVHDPERIAYLHGHLRAVRRAIAEGADVRGYYLWSLMDNFEWAYGYGKRFGAVYVDYATLARTPKSSAYWYAQAARTGALPPLVTTSA; this comes from the coding sequence ATGCCTGAACCCATGAACCCGGCCACCCCGGTGACCTTTCCTCCCGCCTTCCTCTGGGGCGCGGCCACCTCCGCCTACCAGATCGAGGGGGCGGTGCGGGAGGACGGCCGTACGCCCTCCATCTGGGACACCTTCAGCCATACGCCGGGCAAGACCGCCGGTGGCGAGACCGGTGACATCGCTGTCGACCACTACCACCGCTACCGCGACGACGTGGCGATGATGGCCGACCTGGGCCTCAACTCGTACCGCTTCTCCATCTCCTGGTCGCGGGTGCAGCCGACGGGCCGGGGCCCGGCGATCCAGCGCGGCCTGGACTTCTACCGGCGGCTGGTCGACGAACTGCTGGAGAAGGGCATCAAGCCGGCCGTGACCCTCTACCACTGGGACCTCCCCCAGGAGTTGGAGGACGCGGGCGGCTGGCCCGAACGGGACATCGTGCACCGCTTCGCCGAGTACGCGCGGATCGTCGGCGAGGCGCTGGGCGACCGGGTCGAGCAGTGGATCACGCTCAACGAGCCGTGGTGCACCGCGTTCCTGGGCTACGGCTCCGGGGTGCACGCGCCGGGCCGTACGGACCCGGTGGCGTCGCTGCGCGCGGCCCACCATCTGAACGTGGCGCACGGGCTGGGCGTCGCCGCGCTCCGCTCGGCGATGCCCGCCCGCAACTCGATCGCGGTGAGCCTGAACTCGTCGGTGGTGCGGCCGATCACGAACTCCCCCGAGGACGTGGCGGCGGCGAAGCGGATCGACGACCTCGCGAACGGTGTCTTCCACGGCCCCATGCTGCACGGGGCGTACCCGGAGAGCCTGTTCGCCGCGACCGCGTCGGTGACGGACTGGTCGTTCGTGCAGGACGGTGACGTGGCGACGGCCAACCAGCCGCTGGACGCGCTGGGGTTGAACTACTACACACCCACACTGGTGGGCGCGGCCGACGCCGACCTGAAGGGCCCCCGGGCGGACGGCCACGGGGCGAGCGAGCACTCGCCGTGGCCGGGCGCGGACGACGTCCTGTTCCACCAGACCCCGGGCGAGCGCACGGAGATGGGCTGGACCATCGACCCGACGGGCCTGCACGAGCTGATCATGCGGTACGCGCGGGAGGCTCCGGGGCTGCCGATGTACGTGACCGAGAACGGGGCCGCGTACGACGACAAGATGGACTCGGACGGCCGCGTCCACGACCCCGAGCGCATCGCCTACCTCCACGGCCACCTGCGCGCGGTCCGCCGCGCGATCGCCGAGGGGGCGGATGTGCGGGGCTACTACCTGTGGTCCTTGATGGACAACTTCGAGTGGGCCTACGGATACGGGAAGCGGTTCGGGGCGGTGTACGTGGACTACGCGACGCTCGCCCGTACGCCCAAGTCGAGCGCGTACTGGTACGCCCAGGCGGCCAGGACGGGCGCGCTGCCGCCGCTGGTGACGACCTCGGCGTAA
- a CDS encoding carbohydrate ABC transporter permease, translated as MTTSELTRPRAPERAPESKASRRRVMGAGKQMHAGPLTYVVLTVFAVGSLAPLVWTAIAASRTSQRLAEAPPPLWFGGNLFKNLETAWEQAGLGTAMLNTTLVAGTITVGTVLFSTLAGFAFAKLRFRFSSVLLLLTIGTMMIPPQLAVVPLYLWMSDLNWSNQLQTVILPTLVSAFGTFFMRQYLVQALPSELIEAARVDGASSVRIVWHVVFPAARPAMAVLGLLTFVMAWNDFLWPILALNQQNPTVQVALNALGTGYIPDQSVIMAGALLGTLPLLIAFLLFGKQIVGGIMQGAIKG; from the coding sequence ATGACCACGAGCGAACTGACCCGTCCCCGGGCACCGGAGCGGGCCCCGGAGTCGAAGGCATCTCGCCGCCGGGTGATGGGCGCGGGCAAGCAGATGCACGCGGGGCCGCTCACCTACGTCGTCCTGACGGTCTTCGCCGTGGGCTCGCTCGCACCGCTGGTGTGGACGGCGATCGCGGCCTCGCGCACCAGCCAGCGCCTCGCCGAGGCGCCGCCGCCGCTGTGGTTCGGCGGGAACCTGTTCAAGAACCTGGAGACCGCCTGGGAACAGGCCGGGCTCGGCACCGCGATGCTCAACACGACGCTCGTGGCCGGGACGATCACCGTCGGTACGGTGCTGTTCTCCACGCTCGCCGGGTTCGCCTTCGCCAAGCTGCGGTTCCGGTTCTCCAGCGTCCTGCTGCTGCTGACCATCGGCACGATGATGATCCCGCCGCAACTGGCCGTGGTCCCGCTGTATCTGTGGATGAGCGACCTGAACTGGTCCAACCAGCTGCAGACGGTCATCCTGCCCACGCTGGTCAGCGCCTTCGGTACGTTCTTCATGCGGCAGTACCTGGTCCAGGCGCTGCCCTCCGAGCTGATCGAGGCGGCGCGGGTCGACGGCGCGAGCAGTGTGCGGATCGTGTGGCACGTCGTCTTCCCGGCCGCACGGCCGGCGATGGCGGTGCTCGGGCTGCTGACCTTCGTGATGGCCTGGAACGACTTCCTGTGGCCGATCCTCGCGCTGAACCAGCAGAACCCGACGGTCCAGGTGGCCCTCAACGCCCTCGGCACCGGCTACATCCCCGACCAGTCGGTGATCATGGCGGGTGCGCTGCTCGGCACGTTGCCGCTGCTGATCGCCTTCCTCCTGTTCGGCAAGCAGATCGTGGGCGGCATCATGCAGGGCGCGATCAAGGGGTGA